In Shumkonia mesophila, one DNA window encodes the following:
- a CDS encoding TRAP transporter substrate-binding protein translates to MFKKLIATVALVGFAVGAAGTASAEKAYKLKLGHTGAPNHHYQDICTMFAKQVKDLTKGGVEIAVFPADQLGKQVESVEGTMMGTHDMVLTSDTVLSNWVPDMGILNLPFIFSSMDDARTILDGPIGAKLAAKMESHGAVVIGWWDNGMRHITNSKRPIVAPADLKGIKIRVPEGEVFVETFKALGAGPTVISFGELYSALQLGTVDGQENPPAHILTQKFYEVQKFVSRTGHIHLSSPLIMNKKLLDGMPKEYREAILKTAREMGPVHTKMVDDLEKKQWEEIAAKGMKINDVDKKPFQQAVLPVYEKFKSKLDGKIIDDIVATLKK, encoded by the coding sequence ATGTTCAAAAAACTGATCGCCACGGTCGCGCTCGTTGGGTTCGCCGTCGGCGCGGCGGGCACGGCGTCCGCCGAGAAAGCCTACAAGCTGAAGCTGGGGCACACCGGCGCCCCCAACCATCACTACCAGGACATCTGCACGATGTTCGCCAAGCAGGTCAAAGACCTGACCAAGGGCGGCGTCGAGATCGCGGTATTCCCCGCCGACCAGTTGGGCAAGCAGGTCGAATCCGTCGAGGGAACCATGATGGGCACCCACGACATGGTGCTCACGTCCGATACCGTGCTTTCCAACTGGGTGCCGGACATGGGCATCCTCAACCTGCCGTTCATCTTCTCCTCCATGGACGACGCCCGGACCATCCTCGACGGCCCCATCGGCGCCAAGCTGGCGGCCAAGATGGAATCCCACGGCGCGGTCGTCATCGGCTGGTGGGACAACGGCATGCGCCACATCACCAACAGCAAGCGCCCGATCGTGGCCCCGGCCGACCTCAAGGGCATCAAGATCCGGGTTCCCGAAGGCGAGGTCTTCGTCGAAACCTTCAAGGCGCTGGGGGCCGGTCCGACGGTCATTTCCTTCGGCGAACTGTATTCGGCCCTGCAACTCGGCACCGTGGACGGCCAGGAGAATCCGCCGGCCCACATCCTGACGCAGAAATTCTACGAGGTGCAGAAGTTCGTGTCGCGGACCGGGCACATCCACCTGTCCTCCCCCCTCATCATGAACAAGAAGCTGCTCGACGGCATGCCCAAGGAATACCGCGAGGCGATCCTCAAGACCGCGCGCGAGATGGGGCCCGTGCACACCAAGATGGTCGACGACCTTGAAAAGAAGCAGTGGGAAGAGATCGCCGCCAAGGGCATGAAGATCAACGACGTCGACAAGAAGCCTTTCCAGCAGGCCGTATTGCCGGTCTACGAGAAGTTCAAAAGCAAGCTCGACGGCAAGATCATCGACGACATCGTCGCGACCCTGAAAAAATAA
- the rpiB gene encoding ribose 5-phosphate isomerase B, translating to MKISIGGDHCGFPLKGPIIEMLKEWGHEVTDHGAFDTQPVDFPDVAHAVCGQVRRGEADRGIMVCGTGVGASIAANKIPGIRAALCHDVHCAHQCVEHDDTNVLCVGAWIIGIKTAEEVVRHFLDARFDPDPAFVRRVAKLAEMEKQAARELLGIKD from the coding sequence ATGAAGATTTCCATTGGTGGTGATCACTGCGGCTTCCCCTTGAAGGGACCGATCATCGAAATGCTCAAGGAATGGGGCCACGAGGTCACCGACCATGGAGCCTTCGACACCCAACCCGTCGACTTCCCCGACGTCGCCCACGCGGTGTGCGGCCAGGTCCGCCGGGGCGAAGCCGACCGCGGCATCATGGTGTGCGGCACCGGCGTCGGCGCCTCCATCGCCGCCAACAAGATCCCGGGTATCCGCGCCGCCCTCTGCCACGACGTCCATTGCGCGCACCAGTGCGTCGAGCACGACGACACCAACGTGCTGTGCGTCGGGGCCTGGATCATCGGCATCAAGACGGCGGAAGAGGTGGTCCGTCATTTCCTGGACGCCCGTTTCGATCCCGACCCCGCCTTCGTGCGCCGCGTCGCCAAGCTGGCCGAGATGGAAAAGCAGGCCGCCCGCGAGCTTCTCGGCATCAAGGACTGA
- a CDS encoding rhomboid family intramembrane serine protease, whose translation MIPFRTTAPGARMPVVTVGLILANAAVFLYQIDLSPRAEMQFIYTYALVPAVYGNADLARHAGLDPTNYWPLLTNTFMHGGWLHLIFNMWTLWLFGSPVEGRMRPLRFLVFYLLCGLVGSLGHLLANLSSTVPALGASGAIAGLLGGYARLFPGAKVTLVFPIVIIPFIFSVPALVFTGVWFALQVWQGIDAASGAGGIAWWAHIAGFLAGLALVAAMGGRPWQASPPPPRSRLITPSGVRLRRGPWSRRGPWG comes from the coding sequence ATGATTCCCTTCCGCACCACCGCGCCCGGCGCCCGCATGCCCGTCGTTACGGTGGGCCTGATCCTCGCCAACGCCGCGGTCTTCCTCTATCAGATCGACCTGTCGCCGCGGGCCGAGATGCAGTTCATCTATACCTACGCCCTGGTGCCGGCGGTCTACGGCAACGCCGATCTGGCCCGCCACGCCGGCCTCGACCCCACCAACTACTGGCCGCTGCTCACCAACACCTTCATGCACGGCGGCTGGTTGCATCTCATCTTCAACATGTGGACGCTGTGGCTGTTCGGCTCGCCGGTCGAGGGACGCATGCGGCCGCTGCGGTTTCTCGTCTTCTACCTTCTGTGCGGCCTGGTCGGAAGCCTCGGCCACCTGCTCGCCAACCTCTCATCGACGGTGCCGGCGCTGGGCGCCTCGGGGGCCATCGCCGGGCTGCTCGGCGGCTATGCGCGCCTCTTCCCCGGCGCCAAGGTGACGCTGGTTTTCCCCATCGTCATCATCCCCTTCATCTTCTCGGTGCCGGCCCTCGTCTTCACCGGCGTGTGGTTCGCGCTCCAGGTGTGGCAGGGAATAGACGCCGCCTCGGGGGCCGGCGGCATCGCCTGGTGGGCCCATATCGCGGGTTTCCTGGCCGGCCTCGCGCTTGTCGCCGCCATGGGCGGCCGGCCGTGGCAAGCCTCGCCGCCGCCGCCCCGCTCGCGTCTGATCACCCCATCCGGCGTCCGCCTGCGCCGCGGGCCATGGAGCCGCCGGGGGCCGTGGGGATGA
- a CDS encoding TRAP transporter large permease — MAILLISVFCTLFVLGFPVALSIVLPSIGYILYEDLTIEMIAQRMLYAMDSFPLIAVPVFIFAGNLMNSSGITDRIFRFADTLVGRIPGGLAQVNIFGSLIFAGISGAALADVGGLGKVEIKAMREKGFDPAFSGAVTAASAIVGPIFPPSIPLIIYGTVTSVSTVKLLIAGIGPALVCVAMLMTMTAVISLKRGYPRAPRWPTWRALLAAFLPAIPALLAPVFLVTGMLSGLFTPTEAAAVVVVYIILVSSLAYRELTWQHVLQCALDTLRASAGILLIVAAASIFGWILSVEQVPQAVAKFMVSISDNKYVLLLIVNIGLLIAGMFLDSTTATLLIVPIIAGPLVAVGIDPVHLGLITIFNLMIGLVTPPMGLSLFLISDIANVTIRQVIREMIPFYFPLVITLVLITLVPEISTWLPSLMDR; from the coding sequence ATGGCGATCTTGCTGATAAGCGTGTTCTGCACCCTCTTCGTGCTGGGCTTCCCGGTCGCCTTGTCGATCGTGCTGCCGTCGATCGGCTATATCCTCTACGAAGACCTGACGATCGAAATGATCGCGCAGCGCATGCTGTATGCGATGGATTCGTTTCCGCTGATCGCCGTTCCGGTGTTCATCTTTGCCGGCAACCTGATGAACTCTTCTGGCATCACCGACCGCATCTTCCGCTTCGCCGATACCCTGGTCGGACGCATTCCGGGTGGACTGGCCCAGGTCAACATCTTCGGCAGCCTGATCTTCGCCGGGATCTCGGGCGCCGCGCTGGCCGACGTCGGCGGCCTCGGCAAGGTCGAGATCAAGGCGATGCGCGAAAAGGGATTCGATCCCGCCTTTTCCGGGGCGGTGACCGCGGCCTCCGCCATTGTCGGTCCGATCTTTCCGCCCAGCATCCCTCTGATCATTTACGGCACCGTAACCAGCGTCTCGACGGTCAAGCTGCTGATCGCCGGCATCGGGCCGGCGCTGGTCTGCGTCGCCATGTTGATGACCATGACCGCAGTCATCTCGCTCAAGCGCGGCTACCCGCGGGCCCCCCGCTGGCCGACCTGGCGCGCGCTGTTGGCCGCATTCTTGCCCGCCATTCCAGCCCTTTTGGCGCCGGTGTTCCTGGTCACCGGAATGCTGAGCGGCCTGTTCACGCCCACCGAAGCCGCCGCCGTCGTTGTCGTCTACATCATCCTGGTCAGCAGCCTCGCCTACCGCGAACTGACCTGGCAGCACGTCCTGCAATGCGCACTCGACACCCTGCGCGCCTCGGCGGGGATCCTCCTGATCGTGGCGGCCGCATCGATCTTCGGCTGGATTCTTTCGGTCGAGCAGGTGCCGCAGGCGGTGGCCAAGTTCATGGTCTCGATCAGCGACAACAAGTACGTGCTGCTCCTGATCGTCAACATCGGCCTCTTGATCGCCGGCATGTTCCTCGACAGCACGACGGCGACCCTGCTGATCGTGCCGATCATCGCCGGCCCCCTCGTCGCCGTGGGCATCGACCCCGTGCACCTGGGGCTGATCACCATCTTTAACCTGATGATTGGTTTGGTAACGCCCCCGATGGGCCTTTCGCTGTTCCTGATCAGCGACATCGCGAACGTGACGATCCGGCAGGTGATCAGGGAAATGATTCCCTTCTACTTTCCGCTGGTCATCACCTTGGTTCTGATCACGCTCGTTCCCGAAATCAGCACGTGGCTCCCCAGTCTGATGGATCGCTGA
- a CDS encoding sulfite exporter TauE/SafE family protein: protein MSELLGGLAADPAGAAYAVAAVLVAGLVRGFTGFGMSAVIVLALSMTLPPAEVVPMALLMEIAASARMLPGAWKDVDWTYARGLLVGSAAGIPAGVALLVYVPAGPMRIALSIFVLITTALLFGGFRFRGRPDTRWGYGFGLLAGVANGAASFGGQLTALFLLSTPIAAAAARATLIFLAIVTSVYGTAMAHLGGLLGVQELVRAGLLVIPMALGIAAGERHFLKAAPETYRRTALGLLVALAASGLIRAALG, encoded by the coding sequence ATGAGCGAACTCCTGGGCGGCCTCGCCGCCGATCCGGCCGGCGCCGCCTATGCCGTCGCCGCCGTCCTCGTGGCCGGCCTGGTGCGCGGCTTCACCGGCTTCGGCATGTCGGCGGTCATCGTGCTCGCGCTTTCCATGACGCTGCCGCCGGCCGAGGTGGTGCCCATGGCCCTGCTCATGGAGATCGCCGCCAGCGCCCGCATGCTGCCGGGGGCCTGGAAGGACGTCGACTGGACCTATGCCCGTGGCCTGCTGGTCGGCAGCGCGGCGGGAATCCCGGCCGGCGTGGCGCTGCTGGTCTACGTGCCGGCCGGGCCGATGCGCATCGCGCTCTCGATCTTCGTGCTGATCACCACTGCGCTGCTGTTCGGCGGTTTCCGTTTCCGGGGCCGGCCCGACACCCGCTGGGGCTATGGGTTCGGCCTGCTGGCCGGGGTGGCCAACGGGGCGGCGTCCTTCGGCGGCCAGTTGACCGCGCTTTTCCTGCTCTCCACGCCGATCGCCGCGGCGGCGGCCCGGGCCACGCTGATCTTCCTGGCCATCGTGACGTCGGTCTACGGCACCGCCATGGCCCACCTGGGGGGCCTGCTCGGAGTCCAGGAGCTGGTCCGCGCCGGCCTGCTCGTCATCCCGATGGCGTTGGGCATCGCCGCCGGCGAGCGCCACTTCCTGAAGGCGGCGCCGGAAACCTACCGGCGGACCGCGCTGGGCCTGCTGGTGGCGCTCGCCGCTTCCGGCCTCATCCGCGCCGCCCTGGGCTGA
- a CDS encoding TRAP transporter small permease, translated as MRHLDLLNRTIQNLSAAFLAVMTVLVLVQVFFRYVLNDPLGATQELAIYCMAWVIMLGATIAVRHRTHIGVNFFVDRLPGAVQTTARWTGYLLVIGFFVILCKEGWTLTDRAMLQTSPSSGIPVGWVVLSIPLCSAIAVLYVVEQMLLDVRRGHDIDHGGK; from the coding sequence ATGCGGCATCTCGATCTTCTCAACCGGACCATCCAAAACCTGTCGGCAGCCTTCCTGGCGGTGATGACCGTGCTGGTCCTGGTCCAGGTGTTCTTCCGCTACGTGCTGAACGATCCGCTCGGCGCAACCCAGGAACTCGCCATCTATTGCATGGCCTGGGTCATCATGCTGGGGGCGACGATCGCCGTCCGGCACCGCACCCACATCGGCGTCAATTTCTTCGTCGACCGCCTGCCCGGTGCCGTGCAGACGACGGCCCGCTGGACCGGCTACCTCCTGGTCATCGGCTTCTTCGTCATTCTTTGCAAGGAAGGCTGGACGCTGACCGATCGCGCCATGCTCCAAACCTCGCCGTCCTCGGGGATTCCGGTGGGCTGGGTCGTTCTGTCGATCCCGCTCTGCAGCGCGATCGCCGTCCTCTACGTGGTCGAGCAGATGCTCCTCGACGTGCGGCGCGGCCATGACATCGACCACGGGGGCAAGTGA
- a CDS encoding FadR/GntR family transcriptional regulator, with protein MQKSLRSSSLSAPVNRGSVVVLVMERIKQALIRGELKAGDFLPSEAELTRNLGVGKSSVREAVKMLQAMGIVEVRRGQGTVIRDQPGENSLNTLVYQLILARGVTQDVLDFRSMFEPAYTIMAMHRATDEDYGAIQDAIDRLEAALQDRVQSARHDVAFHRAILHATRNPMVIRVGETLLEMFEAAIETSMRTLPKVALKDHKQIFKALRAKDATAVLAAIAESSKSWERCLTYNE; from the coding sequence ATGCAGAAATCGCTTCGCAGCAGTTCCCTGAGCGCGCCGGTCAACCGCGGCTCCGTCGTCGTGCTCGTCATGGAGCGCATCAAGCAGGCGCTCATCCGCGGGGAACTGAAAGCCGGCGACTTCCTGCCCTCGGAGGCCGAGTTAACCCGCAACCTGGGAGTCGGCAAGTCGAGCGTCCGCGAGGCGGTCAAAATGCTGCAGGCGATGGGCATCGTCGAGGTCCGGCGCGGCCAGGGGACGGTGATTCGCGACCAGCCCGGCGAGAACTCGCTCAACACCCTGGTCTACCAGCTGATCCTGGCGCGCGGCGTGACCCAGGACGTCCTCGACTTCCGCTCGATGTTCGAACCCGCCTACACCATCATGGCCATGCACCGCGCCACCGACGAGGACTATGGGGCCATCCAGGATGCCATCGACCGCCTGGAGGCGGCGTTGCAGGACCGCGTGCAGAGCGCCCGCCACGATGTCGCCTTTCACCGCGCCATCCTGCACGCGACGCGCAATCCGATGGTGATCCGCGTCGGCGAGACCCTGCTCGAAATGTTCGAGGCGGCCATCGAGACGTCCATGCGCACGCTGCCGAAGGTGGCGCTCAAGGACCACAAACAGATCTTCAAGGCCCTCCGCGCCAAGGACGCGACGGCGGTGCTGGCCGCCATCGCCGAAAGCTCGAAAAGCTGGGAACGCTGCCTGACCTACAACGAATAG
- a CDS encoding TRAP transporter large permease, whose product MTSTTGASDMVIILFASFFALLLLGIPIVISLGIASLASIYIGSDIPFLILPQKIFNGMNNFAFMAIPLFLLAGNIMAEAKISDKLVGLAAVLVGRFPGGLAHMATGASAFFGAISGSAPATTAAIGSVLIPPMVKRGYSPSYSAAVVASSGALGLIIPPSLTMVIFGVMAGTSIGKMFLCGVIPGILIAVALMVMNYVIARRRNFACEPPISARDAWIVVKDSLIALVMPLIILGGIYSGAFTATESAAVACLYGLIVGFAVYRNLTVRSLVAILKTTAENAAVVMFLMGTANLFGFIITAEQVPQNFANFVLGITDNQYVVMLLVLAMLLVVGTFLDNVAALVLLVPTMMGIVNALNLDPIYFGVFTIIALAVGQITPPVGLNLFIAANIAKQPVEPVAAQALPYIAVYIVMLLIFILFPGLLMLFN is encoded by the coding sequence ATGACATCGACCACGGGGGCAAGTGACATGGTCATCATCCTGTTCGCGTCCTTCTTCGCGCTTCTCCTGCTCGGGATTCCGATCGTCATTTCTCTCGGCATCGCCTCCCTCGCCTCGATCTACATCGGCAGCGACATCCCCTTCCTCATCCTCCCCCAGAAGATCTTCAACGGCATGAACAATTTCGCGTTCATGGCCATCCCGCTGTTCCTGCTTGCCGGCAACATCATGGCGGAAGCGAAAATCTCGGACAAACTGGTCGGCCTGGCGGCCGTCCTGGTCGGCCGCTTCCCCGGCGGCCTCGCCCACATGGCGACCGGCGCGTCGGCCTTCTTCGGGGCGATTTCCGGGTCGGCGCCGGCAACCACCGCGGCCATCGGCTCGGTGCTCATTCCGCCGATGGTCAAGCGCGGCTACAGCCCGTCCTATTCGGCGGCCGTCGTCGCCTCCTCCGGCGCCCTCGGCCTGATCATCCCGCCCAGCCTGACGATGGTCATCTTCGGCGTCATGGCCGGCACCTCCATCGGCAAGATGTTCCTCTGCGGCGTCATCCCCGGCATCCTTATCGCCGTCGCGCTGATGGTCATGAACTACGTCATCGCCCGCCGCCGGAACTTCGCCTGCGAACCGCCCATCTCGGCGCGCGACGCCTGGATCGTCGTCAAGGACAGCCTGATCGCCCTGGTGATGCCGCTGATCATCCTGGGCGGCATTTATTCCGGCGCCTTCACCGCCACCGAGTCGGCCGCCGTGGCCTGCCTGTACGGCCTGATCGTCGGCTTCGCCGTCTATCGCAACCTGACGGTCCGCTCGCTGGTCGCCATCCTCAAGACGACGGCCGAGAACGCGGCGGTGGTCATGTTCCTCATGGGCACCGCCAACCTGTTCGGCTTCATCATCACCGCCGAGCAGGTGCCGCAGAACTTCGCCAACTTCGTCCTCGGCATCACCGACAACCAGTACGTCGTCATGCTGCTGGTACTGGCCATGCTGCTGGTCGTCGGCACCTTCCTCGACAACGTGGCGGCGCTGGTCCTGCTGGTGCCGACCATGATGGGCATCGTCAACGCGCTGAACCTCGATCCCATCTATTTCGGCGTCTTCACCATCATTGCCCTGGCGGTCGGGCAGATTACGCCGCCGGTCGGCCTCAACCTGTTCATCGCCGCCAACATCGCCAAGCAGCCCGTCGAACCGGTGGCGGCGCAGGCTCTGCCCTACATCGCCGTCTACATCGTCATGCTGCTGATCTTCATCCTGTTCCCCGGCTTGCTGATGCTTTTCAACTGA
- a CDS encoding TRAP transporter small permease, which yields MRCLRSIYKILTVAGLFAIILVPNFQIGMRAFFDAPVNGADELARYLLIVITFLALPLAVVDGGHIAMEEFQALFPASFRRYLRLAIKAAAVFGYGFVAVAAIVTMLENLENTTSTLSIPFYIFIAPVVLGMAFMALEYLLAPRKETTTGRD from the coding sequence ATGCGTTGCCTGAGAAGCATCTACAAGATTCTGACCGTCGCCGGCCTGTTCGCGATCATTCTTGTGCCGAACTTTCAGATCGGCATGCGCGCCTTCTTCGACGCCCCCGTCAACGGCGCCGACGAGTTGGCCCGCTACCTGCTGATCGTCATCACCTTCCTTGCGCTTCCCCTGGCCGTCGTCGATGGCGGCCACATCGCCATGGAGGAGTTCCAGGCGCTGTTCCCGGCCTCGTTCCGCCGGTACCTTCGCCTCGCCATCAAGGCCGCCGCCGTGTTCGGCTACGGCTTCGTGGCGGTGGCGGCGATTGTCACCATGCTGGAAAATCTCGAGAACACGACATCGACGCTATCGATCCCGTTCTACATCTTCATCGCCCCAGTCGTGCTGGGCATGGCGTTCATGGCCCTCGAGTACCTGTTGGCGCCGAGGAAAGAAACCACGACGGGCCGCGACTAG
- a CDS encoding asparaginase — MKNKIVVLTTGGTIASVENAETGLFSSGALPGEALLGMCDLAVPVDLDVRSVFQVPSNAMSFARLMSLRAAILDVLSDERVAGIVVTHGTDTLEETAYFLRLTVGDPRPVVVTGSQRTPTELGTDSFTNIRHSILAAASPACRGMGALVVFNEGIYAARHVRKVHSFNPHAFTAFGFGQLGYVDRDDVCVRQRPVDEDVFLPAGLPPRVDIVKVALDSDGLFVDCAVDNGARGIILEGLGRGHVTPSCAPSVSRAAERGVHVVITTGCEQGRVYPVYDFVGGVMDLEARGAVRGGDHSSRKARIKLAVMLAAGVEDREAIRRAFAT, encoded by the coding sequence ATGAAAAACAAGATCGTCGTCTTGACCACCGGCGGAACCATCGCCAGCGTCGAGAACGCCGAGACGGGACTGTTTTCTTCGGGTGCCCTGCCCGGCGAGGCGCTGCTCGGCATGTGCGACCTCGCGGTGCCGGTCGACCTCGACGTCCGCTCGGTCTTCCAGGTGCCGAGCAACGCCATGTCCTTCGCCAGGCTGATGTCGCTGCGCGCCGCCATCCTCGACGTCCTTAGCGACGAACGGGTGGCCGGCATCGTCGTCACCCACGGGACCGACACCCTCGAGGAGACCGCCTATTTCCTGCGCCTGACGGTCGGCGATCCGCGCCCGGTCGTCGTCACCGGCTCCCAACGAACGCCGACCGAGCTGGGCACCGATTCCTTCACCAACATCCGCCACTCCATCCTCGCCGCGGCATCCCCGGCCTGCCGGGGCATGGGCGCCCTGGTCGTCTTCAACGAGGGAATCTATGCGGCCCGCCACGTGCGGAAGGTCCATTCCTTCAATCCCCATGCCTTTACGGCATTCGGCTTCGGACAGTTGGGCTACGTCGACCGCGATGACGTCTGCGTCCGCCAGCGGCCGGTCGACGAGGACGTCTTCCTGCCGGCGGGGCTGCCGCCGCGCGTCGACATCGTCAAGGTGGCGTTGGATTCCGACGGCCTGTTCGTCGATTGCGCGGTGGACAATGGGGCGCGGGGAATTATTCTAGAAGGGCTCGGTCGCGGCCACGTGACGCCAAGCTGTGCGCCTTCCGTAAGCCGCGCCGCCGAACGGGGAGTTCACGTCGTCATCACGACCGGGTGCGAGCAGGGACGGGTGTATCCCGTCTACGACTTCGTCGGCGGGGTCATGGACCTGGAGGCGCGCGGCGCCGTGCGCGGCGGCGACCACAGCAGCCGCAAGGCGCGCATCAAGCTGGCCGTCATGCTGGCCGCCGGCGTCGAGGATCGCGAAGCCATCCGCCGGGCCTTCGCGACATGA